The DNA region TTATTCACTTAAAATTTTTCTCAAAACTTCATTAACAAGTTTAGGGTTACCTTGACCTTTAGTAGCTTTCATTGTTTGACCTACTAAGAATCCGAATGATTTTTCTTTACCTGCTTTGAAGTCTGCTACTGATTTAGGATTTTCTTCTAAAACTTTTCTTATGATTGTTTCAAGCTCACCAGTATCGCTTACTTGTTTAATACCTTTTTTCTCAACTATCGCAGAAGGAGCTTCTCCTGTTTCGCACATATCCTCAAATATCTCTTTAGCTATTTTACCGCTTATAACATTTTCATCTATAAGTTTAAATATTTCAGCAATATGTTCTGGTTTTGGTTTAAAATCTTTTATAGTTTGAAGTTTTTTATTTAAGTAAGCATTAACTTCAACCATAATCCAGTTGCTTATTTTCTTAGGCTGTTTAGGATAAGCTTTTACTGCCGCCTCATAATAATCAGCTAATGCTGCATCTTCTGTTAATACAACTATATCCTGATCTGGCAAATCATAATCTTTTTTAAGTCTTTCACGTTTTTGCTGAGGAAGTTCAGGAAGCTCTTTTTTAGCTTGTTCAATCTCTTCATCTTTAAGAACTAAAAGAGGTATATCTGGGTCTGGGAAATATCTGTAATCTGCAGCACCCTCTTTAGAACGCATACCTTTAGTAGTGTTTTCTTTAGCATCATAAAGTCTAGTTTCTTGTAAGATTTTCTCACCATTGTTTAAAGCTTTAATTTGTCTTTTTATTTCATAGTCAATAGCAAGTCTTACATTTCTAAAACTGTTCATGTTTTTAACTTCAGTTTTAGTTCCAAGTTCTTTACTTCCTTTAGGGCGTATAGAAACGTTAGCATCGCATCTTAAAGAACCTTCTTCCATGTTACAATCAGAAACATCAATATATTTAAATATTTTTTTAAGCTCTGTTAAATATTGATAAGCTTCTTCACCTGTAGAAATATCAGGCTCGCTTACACATTCTATCAAACAACAACCAGCACGGTTTAAGTCTACATAACTTAAAGGTCTTCCAGTATCATCATGCACAAGTTTACCAGCATCTTCTTCCATGTGTATTCTGTTTATTCTTATACTTTTATTGTAAGAAGAACCATCTTCATTAAGTACAGTAATATCAAGATGACCTTCAGTACAAATAGGTTCATCCATTTGAGTAATCTGATAGTAAGAAGGCAAATCTGGGTAGAAATAATGTTTTCTAGCGAATCTGCTTTTCTTTTGAATAGTACAGTTAGTAGCAAGTCCTGCTTTAATAGTTTTATGCACCATTTCTTTATTGACTATAGGCAAAGTACCAGGGTGAGCCTGACATCTTGGACAAGTAAGAGTGTTTGCAGGAGCACCGAAAGTGTTTGGGCATGAACAGAATGCTTTAGTTTTAGTATTAAGCTGAACATGCACTTCTAATCCTATGACTGCTTCATATTCCATATTTATTAATCCTAATTTTAAAATTATTATTTGTTATATTTTATACGAATTTAATTTTTTTTCAATATATTAAAAAATTATTTAGTTTAATTAACTAACTTTCAACAAAATTGACAAAGCATATAATACTGTTATAATTATAAAAATAACGCCAACCTAGCTCAGTTGGTAGAGCAACGCATTCGTAATGCGTGGGTCGTGGGTTCGATTCCCATGGTTGGCTTTTTATTTGTGAAATATTTTTAATAATTAATTTATCAATAATAAACAATATGAAAGAATTTGAACTTATAGAAAAAATAAAACAACTCTCAAACAATTTTAATAAAACTTCAAATATAAATATCGGTGATGACTGTGCTGTGTTAAAAAATCTTAGTGATAAAAAAGATATTCTTGTAACAACAGACATATTAGTTGAAAATATACATTTTAGCCTTAAATATTATTCTTTTTATGATGTTGGTTACAAATCGGCACAAGTTAATATTAGTGATATTATATGTAAGGGTGCTTTTCCTAAGAGTGTGTTTGTATCATTATCTATACCAAAAAATATTACAGAAGAAAATATTTTACAATGGTATGACGGTTTTTTAGAAGCATGCAAACCATACAACATAGAAATTGCTGGAGGAGATACAACTAGTTCAAATAATGATTTTTTTATATCTATAACATTAATCGGTGAAATAGAAAAAAATAAAGCAATACTTAGAAGCACAGCAAAAGACAATGATAATATTTATGTTTTAGGTATTGTTGGTGAAAGTGACTTAGGATTAAAAAAACTATTATCTGGAAACTATAGCTATGATGATGAAAGCGTAAAAACTCATTTAAGACCGCAACTTTTCTTTAATGAGTGGCAAGAGATAATAAAAAAATATAAAATAAACTCTTCTATAGATATTAGTGACGGACTCTTACAAGATTTATCTCATATAGCAGAGAAGTCTAATTTGTATGCTAAAGTATTTGAAGAATCTAATTGGCAAAAGGTTAATAGATTTTTTAACAATAATAACAAAGAAGTATTAAACTCAATACTCACAGGCGGAGAAGATTATGCTGTATTATTTACCACTCAAGATAATATAGAAGAGAAAGATAATCTTATAAAAATAGGTAAAATAACTTCATTAAATCAAGAAAATAGAGTTTTGTTTATAGATAAAAATAACAAAGAAGTAAATTTTAAATACAAAGGATATAATCATAATTAAAATTTACTATTAGCAATTTTATCTAAAGCATATTTTTTATATTTTTCTCTAAGCGTGATAGAAGGTATCCACCAAGCAACAGAAAATACTTTTTTCTTTATAGATTCTATTTTTTCTATATAGATATTATAATCATCATAAGTTTTCATTATATAAACATTATAAGAATAGAAAGCATGTTTTTTTCTATCTATTTCAACATCTAGTTTTTTAATTAAGTTATGACAAAGTTTATAAAACTCATATTTATTATCTGCTTTATAATTATTAAAAGTATGAAGAAGAGAAAAGAAATTATAATAATTACAATCTATTAAAAGTTCTTTTTTATTTTCTTTGTAGTAATTAAAAATATTTTCAAATACTTCTAATATAACTATAGGCATATCATTATCTTTTTTAATATTAGTCATTAAAGATGAACATCTTTGGAAATAATAATATTTAGCATTATTGTTATAATACATTTTAGGATTATTAGCTAAAATTCTATAGAAAAAATCTGCATCCTCAGCTATTCTATAATCAAAAAAACGAATATATTTCTTATATAAAAAATCTTTTTTTAATAATTTATTCCAAACAACAACTAAAGGATATTCAGGAGTATTTTCTTTTTCTTCGGTATTAACATTAAAATTGCTAATACCTTCAATATAAGAGTTGTTAAATTTTTTCTTCCAAATATTCATTCTATTGTGATAATAAGGTTTTATATTGTTAGTGTCTTCATTAACTGTATATATATTATTTGTAAAAACTATATCTGCATCATTTTTTAAAGCAGTACTATACAACTCTTCAATAAAGTTCTCAGATACAAAATCATCAGAATCTATAAAAGAAATATAATCTGACAAACTATTATCAATACCAATATTACGAGAATAACCTATTCCATAATTATTTTTATTATTAATTAGTTTTACTCTGTTGTCTTTATTTATATATTCTTTAATTATACTTTCAGAATTATCAGAAGAGCAATCATTTACACAAATTATCTCTATATCTTTTAATGTTTGATTAATAACACTATCCAAACATTTTTTTAAATATTTTTCTACATTATAAATTGGTATAACAACAGAAACTTTTGGCATTAGAACCATCTCCTTTTTTTATTTAGAATATATATCTATTATTTTTAATAAAACCTCTGTCATCTTATCTAAAGATTGAACAGGAATATATTCAAATCTGCTATGAAAATTCTCTCCTCCAGCAGATAAATTAGGACAAGGAAGATTTCTAAATGATAGCCTAGCCCCATCAGTGCCTCCTCTAATAGGAACTATTCTTTCTTTTATATCGCATTCATTAAAAGCCTTCTTAGCATTTTCTATTAAATGCATATGAGGAACTATTTTTTCTTTCATATTGTAGTAGCTGTCTTTAATATTAATCTCAAATGTATTTTCACCATATTTTTTATTTAAAAACTCAGAAATATTTTTTATAAACTCTTTTTTATTTTCAAACTTTTCTCTATCATGGTCTCTTATTATATATTCAAGTTTGGCATTTTCTTCATTTCCTTCTATAGATGATAAATGATAAAATCCTTCATAATTTTCTGTATATTCAGGTTTTTCATTCTGAGGAAGCATATTATTAAACTCAATAGCAAGAAGCAAAGCATTTTTCATTTTATTTTTAGCATAGCCAGGGTGAACATTAACTCCATTAACAATTACATTACAAGAAGCAGCATTAAAGTTCTCGTATTCTATCTCTCCCAATTCTCCTCCGTCTATAGTGTATGCAAAATTAGCACCAAATTCATCAACATTAAAATGCTCTATTCCAGAACCTATCTCTTCATCTGGAGTAAATGCTATTTTTATTTCACCATGTTCTATACTCTTATCTTTCATTATAGTTTCTGCCATAGTCATAATCTCAGCAACACCAGCCTTGTCATCAGCACCTAAAAGTGTTGTTCCGTCTGTTACTATTAAATCAAAACCTTTATATTTATTTAAACTAGGAAAATCTTTAACACTAAATATTATATTTTTTTCTTTGTTTAAAACTATATCTTTTCCATCATAATTTTTTATTATATTAGCTTTTATATCTTTACCGCTAACATCTTCTACTGTATCTAAATGGGCAATAAAACCTATTTTTGGCTTATCTTCTTTTCCTTTAGTTGCAGGAATAGAAGCATATACAAAAGATTTATCATCAATATAAGAATCATTAATTCCCAACTCTTTTAATTCTTTTAATAAATACTCAGCAAACACTCTCTGCCCAATAGAGCTTGGTGTTTCATTTTCATTAGCAGATGATGATGAAGTGTCAAAAGTAGTGTATTTTATA from Brachyspira pilosicoli P43/6/78 includes:
- the thiL gene encoding thiamine-phosphate kinase, which encodes MKEFELIEKIKQLSNNFNKTSNINIGDDCAVLKNLSDKKDILVTTDILVENIHFSLKYYSFYDVGYKSAQVNISDIICKGAFPKSVFVSLSIPKNITEENILQWYDGFLEACKPYNIEIAGGDTTSSNNDFFISITLIGEIEKNKAILRSTAKDNDNIYVLGIVGESDLGLKKLLSGNYSYDDESVKTHLRPQLFFNEWQEIIKKYKINSSIDISDGLLQDLSHIAEKSNLYAKVFEESNWQKVNRFFNNNNKEVLNSILTGGEDYAVLFTTQDNIEEKDNLIKIGKITSLNQENRVLFIDKNNKEVNFKYKGYNHN
- the gatB gene encoding Asp-tRNA(Asn)/Glu-tRNA(Gln) amidotransferase subunit GatB produces the protein MEYEAVIGLEVHVQLNTKTKAFCSCPNTFGAPANTLTCPRCQAHPGTLPIVNKEMVHKTIKAGLATNCTIQKKSRFARKHYFYPDLPSYYQITQMDEPICTEGHLDITVLNEDGSSYNKSIRINRIHMEEDAGKLVHDDTGRPLSYVDLNRAGCCLIECVSEPDISTGEEAYQYLTELKKIFKYIDVSDCNMEEGSLRCDANVSIRPKGSKELGTKTEVKNMNSFRNVRLAIDYEIKRQIKALNNGEKILQETRLYDAKENTTKGMRSKEGAADYRYFPDPDIPLLVLKDEEIEQAKKELPELPQQKRERLKKDYDLPDQDIVVLTEDAALADYYEAAVKAYPKQPKKISNWIMVEVNAYLNKKLQTIKDFKPKPEHIAEIFKLIDENVISGKIAKEIFEDMCETGEAPSAIVEKKGIKQVSDTGELETIIRKVLEENPKSVADFKAGKEKSFGFLVGQTMKATKGQGNPKLVNEVLRKILSE
- a CDS encoding glycosyltransferase family 2 protein is translated as MPKVSVVIPIYNVEKYLKKCLDSVINQTLKDIEIICVNDCSSDNSESIIKEYINKDNRVKLINNKNNYGIGYSRNIGIDNSLSDYISFIDSDDFVSENFIEELYSTALKNDADIVFTNNIYTVNEDTNNIKPYYHNRMNIWKKKFNNSYIEGISNFNVNTEEKENTPEYPLVVVWNKLLKKDFLYKKYIRFFDYRIAEDADFFYRILANNPKMYYNNNAKYYYFQRCSSLMTNIKKDNDMPIVILEVFENIFNYYKENKKELLIDCNYYNFFSLLHTFNNYKADNKYEFYKLCHNLIKKLDVEIDRKKHAFYSYNVYIMKTYDDYNIYIEKIESIKKKVFSVAWWIPSITLREKYKKYALDKIANSKF
- the pepT gene encoding peptidase T, which encodes MKAYERFIKYTTFDTSSSSANENETPSSIGQRVFAEYLLKELKELGINDSYIDDKSFVYASIPATKGKEDKPKIGFIAHLDTVEDVSGKDIKANIIKNYDGKDIVLNKEKNIIFSVKDFPSLNKYKGFDLIVTDGTTLLGADDKAGVAEIMTMAETIMKDKSIEHGEIKIAFTPDEEIGSGIEHFNVDEFGANFAYTIDGGELGEIEYENFNAASCNVIVNGVNVHPGYAKNKMKNALLLAIEFNNMLPQNEKPEYTENYEGFYHLSSIEGNEENAKLEYIIRDHDREKFENKKEFIKNISEFLNKKYGENTFEINIKDSYYNMKEKIVPHMHLIENAKKAFNECDIKERIVPIRGGTDGARLSFRNLPCPNLSAGGENFHSRFEYIPVQSLDKMTEVLLKIIDIYSK